The Dama dama isolate Ldn47 chromosome 23, ASM3311817v1, whole genome shotgun sequence genome contains a region encoding:
- the WFDC3 gene encoding WAP four-disulfide core domain protein 3, producing MQGFHSCSVPQIPFCSALEEKTSLGIIAKRKDLGLGLGQSPCLALPSVDVLGKMYMSGRIGVFISALSIIVMLGCLFLLKTVVALGSEASRVTVGERESGGECPADPLPCEELCDGDTSCPQGHKCCSTGCGHACFGDIKGGWGGDCPKVLVGLCIVNCMVDENCQPGEKCCKSGCGRFCVPPSPITPAGPEPRLDH from the exons GAGAAGACATCCTTGGGAATTATTGCGAAAAGGAAGGATCTGGGGCTGGGCTTAGGCCAGTCCCCTTGCCTTGCCCTTCCCTCGGTTGATGTTCTGGGCAAGATGTACATGTCTGGCCGGATTGGAGTTTTCATCTCAGCTCTCAGCATCATTGTCATGTTGGGCTGCCTCTTCCTCCTGAAGACAGTAGTGGCTCTTGGGTCCGAGGCATCCAGGGTGACTGTAGGAGAGCGCG AGTCTGGCGGTGAATGTCCGGCTGACCCCCTTCCGTGTGAAGAGCTGTGTGACGGGGACACATCCTGTCCCCAGGGACATAAGTGCTGCAGCACCGGTTGTGGCCATGCCTGCTTCGGAGACATTAAGGGAG GGTGGGGCGGTGACTGTCCAAAAGTCTTAGTGGGCCTGTGCATTGTCAACTGCATGGTCGATGAGAACTGCCAACCTGGGGAAAAGTGCTGCAAGTCAGGCTGTGGCCGCTTCTGTGTCCCACCCAGTCCCATCACCCCAGCGGGCCCCGAACCCCGCCTGGACCATTAG